A genomic stretch from Prochlorococcus marinus str. MIT 9312 includes:
- a CDS encoding Gfo/Idh/MocA family protein — MHPTSSPVKVGVIGIGNMGWHHARVLSLLKDANLVGVADPNEERGKLAIEQFQCEWFKDYKDLIPKVDAICIAVPTLLHHKVGLDCLKGGSNVLIEKPIAANESEAQSLIDASNASNCLLQVGHIERFNPAFRELNKIVHNEEIVVLEARRHSPHADRANDVSVVMDLMIHDIDLVLELVNSKIQKLAAVGGRNSEGLIDYVNATLVFKNNVIASLTASKMSHKKIRSLSAHCQNGLVETDFLNHSLQIHRKSHESYTAEHGELVYRNDGYVEEVSTTSIEPLYAELEHFLKCVQGKETPEVDGEQASRALKIADFIESAVENSGDAILLENPF; from the coding sequence ATGCACCCAACCTCATCCCCCGTAAAGGTTGGAGTCATAGGTATAGGAAATATGGGCTGGCATCATGCTCGAGTACTTAGTTTACTTAAAGATGCAAATCTCGTTGGAGTTGCAGATCCAAATGAAGAGAGAGGCAAATTAGCTATTGAGCAATTTCAATGTGAATGGTTCAAAGATTATAAAGACTTAATTCCTAAAGTTGATGCTATATGTATCGCTGTCCCAACACTACTACATCACAAAGTTGGATTGGATTGTCTAAAGGGAGGTTCCAACGTTCTTATTGAAAAACCAATTGCAGCTAACGAGTCAGAAGCACAATCTTTAATAGATGCCTCTAATGCAAGTAATTGTCTATTACAAGTTGGCCATATTGAAAGATTTAATCCCGCTTTTAGGGAGCTAAATAAAATAGTGCATAATGAAGAAATTGTTGTTTTGGAAGCAAGAAGACATAGTCCTCACGCAGATAGAGCAAATGATGTATCGGTAGTAATGGATTTAATGATTCATGATATTGATCTTGTTTTAGAGCTTGTAAACTCAAAAATACAAAAATTAGCAGCTGTTGGAGGCAGAAATAGTGAAGGATTAATAGATTATGTAAATGCCACTTTGGTTTTTAAAAATAATGTTATTGCAAGCTTAACTGCAAGCAAAATGAGCCATAAAAAAATTAGAAGTTTAAGCGCTCACTGTCAAAATGGGCTTGTAGAAACTGATTTCTTAAATCACTCTCTACAAATCCATCGAAAGTCACATGAATCATATACTGCAGAGCATGGCGAATTAGTTTATAGGAATGACGGGTATGTCGAAGAAGTTAGCACAACTTCCATTGAGCCTCTTTATGCAGAATTGGAACATTTTCTTAAATGCGTTCAAGGCAAAGAAACACCTGAGGTAGATGGTGAGCAGGCCTCAAGAGCTTTAAAAATAGCAGATTTTATAGAGAGTGCTGTAGAAAATTCTGGAGATGCGATTTTACTTGAAAATCCATTCTAA
- the tgt gene encoding tRNA guanosine(34) transglycosylase Tgt, whose translation MFQFEITSNCSNTDARTGIFHTPNGQVNTPRFMPVGTLGTVKGISSKQLTSTGSEMILSNTFHLHLQPGEKLVKESGGIHKFMNWPKPILTDSGGYQVFSLAKLNNISDKGVEFKNPRDGSHVFLSPEKVMQIQMDLGSDVAMAFDHCPPHTANENDIEDSLLRTHSWLQKCVETHQKSNQALFGIIQGGKYPRLREYSAKFTSSFDLPGIAVGGVSVGEAVEEIHSVINYIPKFLPINKPRYLMGIGSLREISLAVAKGFDIFDCVLPTRLGRHGTAFFNDQRLNLRNARFKNDFSPIDKTCKCETCKSYSRAYLHHLIRNDEILGLTLISLHNIAHLIRFTNAISNAIKDNCFTIDFAPWKTASIAHHTW comes from the coding sequence GTGTTTCAATTTGAAATTACATCGAATTGCAGTAATACAGATGCAAGAACTGGTATATTTCATACCCCAAATGGTCAGGTAAACACTCCAAGATTTATGCCTGTGGGTACTTTGGGAACGGTTAAAGGAATTTCATCTAAGCAGTTAACCTCTACAGGATCAGAAATGATTCTCTCAAATACCTTCCATCTTCATTTGCAACCTGGAGAAAAACTAGTTAAAGAATCTGGTGGAATACATAAGTTCATGAATTGGCCTAAGCCTATTCTTACTGATTCAGGTGGATATCAAGTTTTTAGTTTGGCTAAATTAAATAATATTTCTGATAAAGGTGTGGAATTTAAAAATCCAAGAGATGGTAGTCATGTATTTTTATCACCCGAAAAAGTAATGCAGATTCAAATGGATCTTGGCTCGGATGTTGCGATGGCTTTTGATCATTGCCCTCCGCATACAGCTAATGAAAATGATATAGAGGACTCCTTACTAAGAACTCATTCTTGGTTGCAAAAATGTGTTGAGACTCATCAGAAATCAAATCAAGCATTATTCGGAATAATTCAAGGTGGTAAGTATCCTAGATTAAGAGAATATAGCGCAAAATTTACAAGTTCTTTTGATCTGCCTGGAATAGCGGTAGGGGGTGTCAGTGTTGGAGAGGCAGTCGAAGAAATACATAGTGTAATTAATTACATCCCGAAATTCTTACCAATAAATAAACCAAGATATTTAATGGGAATTGGCTCTTTAAGAGAAATTTCTTTAGCTGTTGCTAAAGGATTCGATATATTTGACTGTGTTTTGCCTACAAGACTAGGAAGACATGGGACTGCATTTTTTAATGATCAAAGATTGAATTTGCGAAATGCTCGATTTAAAAATGATTTTTCTCCGATTGATAAAACTTGTAAATGCGAAACCTGTAAGTCCTATTCTCGTGCATATTTGCATCATTTAATTAGAAATGATGAAATATTAGGTCTCACCTTAATAAGTTTGCATAATATTGCTCATTTAATAAGATTTACCAATGCCATTTCTAATGCAATTAAAGATAATTGTTTTACAATTGATTTCGCTCCTTGGAAAACAGCCTCTATTGCTCACCATACGTGGTAA
- a CDS encoding DUF3155 domain-containing protein has translation MSKKRKRISRRRLAGQRVMAHVPIYHIETGKHKPVTAARRFIAENGLSAPSVFNVRRNEHTTDRFFWGEKGLFSAQYAEENHFLFPSLKFVVEGIGEEKIFEGLELTADDWEEIEEYEYAFV, from the coding sequence ATGTCAAAAAAAAGAAAAAGAATCAGCAGAAGAAGATTGGCTGGCCAAAGGGTAATGGCACATGTACCTATTTATCATATCGAAACTGGCAAACATAAACCAGTTACAGCAGCAAGAAGATTCATAGCTGAAAATGGTCTCTCTGCGCCTTCAGTTTTCAATGTCCGAAGAAATGAACATACCACTGATAGGTTTTTTTGGGGTGAAAAAGGATTATTTAGCGCCCAATATGCTGAAGAAAATCATTTTTTATTTCCATCACTAAAATTCGTAGTTGAAGGAATTGGTGAAGAAAAAATATTTGAGGGTCTAGAACTTACTGCAGATGATTGGGAAGAAATTGAAGAATACGAATATGCTTTTGTTTAA
- a CDS encoding hemolysin family protein, producing MKITLLLFLLFFPAFFAASELSFLLIRPSKVLRLIEEKKKGAFSILKIQKRFRSSLIASQFGVTISLIAIGWLSNSIANDYWRRNILPNRFYDLLLFLFVVLVVTLVSGLIPKALVINNPESAALRLTTIFDSVRKGMQPVVAIIEFFASACLGLFNLNNKWDSLNSGLSAGELETLIETDNVTGLKPDEKNILEGVFALKDTQVREVMIPRSEMVTLPKNITFSELMKQVDKTRHARFFVIGESLDDVLGVLDLRYLAKPISKSEMEADTLLEPFLLPVTKIIETCSLAEILPIVRDYNPFLLVVDEHGGTEGLITAADLNGEIVGEEMLNNRTYSDMKILDNLSKKWSIAGKSEIIDINKKLGCSIPEGTDYHTLAGFLLEKFQMVPKIGDVLDFNNIKFEVISMSGPKIDRVKIILPKS from the coding sequence ATGAAAATAACTCTACTTTTATTTCTTTTATTTTTCCCAGCTTTTTTCGCAGCAAGTGAACTCTCTTTTTTGTTAATAAGGCCAAGTAAAGTTTTAAGGCTAATAGAAGAAAAAAAGAAAGGAGCATTTTCAATTTTAAAAATTCAAAAACGATTTAGATCTTCCTTAATTGCTTCTCAATTTGGAGTAACAATTTCATTAATTGCAATTGGTTGGCTAAGTAATAGCATTGCAAATGATTATTGGAGAAGAAATATTTTGCCAAATAGGTTTTATGATCTTCTATTATTTTTGTTTGTGGTTTTAGTTGTTACACTTGTCTCTGGACTAATTCCTAAAGCCCTAGTAATTAATAATCCAGAGTCTGCTGCATTAAGGTTAACCACCATATTCGACTCAGTTAGAAAAGGTATGCAACCTGTTGTTGCGATAATAGAATTCTTTGCCAGCGCCTGTTTAGGTTTATTCAATTTAAATAACAAATGGGATTCTTTAAATTCGGGTTTATCTGCAGGTGAATTAGAAACTCTTATAGAAACAGATAATGTTACCGGTTTAAAGCCAGATGAGAAGAATATTCTGGAAGGAGTTTTTGCTTTAAAAGACACACAGGTCAGAGAAGTAATGATTCCAAGATCTGAAATGGTAACCTTGCCAAAAAATATAACTTTTTCAGAACTGATGAAACAAGTAGACAAGACTCGACATGCACGTTTTTTTGTAATTGGCGAGTCTCTAGATGATGTATTAGGTGTATTAGATTTGCGTTATTTAGCTAAGCCAATATCAAAGAGTGAAATGGAAGCCGATACATTATTGGAGCCCTTCCTTTTACCAGTGACAAAAATAATAGAAACATGCTCATTAGCTGAAATATTGCCAATAGTCAGAGACTATAATCCTTTTTTACTAGTGGTTGATGAACACGGTGGAACAGAGGGGCTCATAACTGCAGCTGATCTAAATGGCGAAATAGTTGGAGAGGAAATGCTTAATAATAGAACTTATTCAGATATGAAAATCTTAGATAATTTGTCTAAAAAATGGTCAATAGCTGGAAAATCAGAAATTATAGATATCAACAAAAAGTTAGGATGTTCTATTCCAGAGGGTACAGACTACCATACCCTTGCTGGATTTCTGCTAGAAAAATTCCAAATGGTTCCAAAAATTGGAGATGTTTTAGATTTTAATAACATTAAATTTGAAGTTATTTCTATGTCAGGTCCAAAAATTGATCGTGTTAAAATAATTCTTCCCAAAAGCTAA
- the pyrE gene encoding orotate phosphoribosyltransferase codes for MGNFSDKYDLNKAKLLKQLIEKSYKKGNFTLASGKKSSHYLNCKPVSLNGEGLNLISDLFLELIDSRSKAVAGMTLGADPLVSGLIVSAASQGLFINGLIIRKEIKNYGTKAGIEGPSLEKGTLVTVLEDVVTTAGSVIKAIKKLRENNYVVKEVLSIVDRQEGGYEALDDENVKLKSLFTINDFL; via the coding sequence ATGGGCAATTTTTCTGATAAGTATGATTTAAATAAAGCAAAATTGTTAAAACAGTTAATTGAAAAATCTTATAAGAAAGGAAACTTCACTTTAGCTTCAGGTAAAAAAAGCAGTCATTACTTGAACTGTAAACCGGTATCTTTAAATGGCGAAGGTCTAAACTTAATAAGTGATTTATTTTTAGAGTTAATTGACTCAAGGTCAAAAGCAGTGGCAGGAATGACATTAGGTGCAGATCCTCTTGTAAGTGGATTAATCGTCTCAGCTGCTTCGCAAGGCCTATTCATTAATGGTTTAATAATTAGGAAAGAAATCAAAAATTATGGCACAAAAGCTGGAATAGAGGGCCCTTCGTTAGAAAAAGGAACTTTGGTAACTGTGTTAGAGGATGTAGTCACTACTGCTGGTTCAGTAATAAAGGCAATAAAAAAGTTACGTGAAAATAATTATGTTGTTAAGGAGGTTTTGTCTATTGTTGATAGACAAGAAGGAGGATATGAAGCTCTTGATGATGAAAATGTTAAATTAAAGAGTCTTTTTACAATAAACGACTTTTTATAA
- a CDS encoding alpha/beta hydrolase: protein MKYDIHHEFVSISSQTATHRIILIHGWGADSDDLLIFGKEMTDKINLDFEVISLRAPGVHPSGQGRQWYGLYPHDWNGAEVEVNQLLCTLKKFDTDQISLRETILLGFSQGAAMAIDAGFKLNFGLIVACSGYPHPNWVPGEKCPPLIISHGLFDDVVPIDASRIIYEKVKSKSSKFCELLEFDGFHQIDSNLINFISSNINNIF from the coding sequence ATGAAATACGATATCCATCATGAATTTGTCTCGATTAGCTCTCAAACTGCAACTCATAGAATTATTTTGATACATGGTTGGGGAGCCGATTCAGATGACCTTTTAATATTTGGAAAGGAGATGACAGATAAAATAAATCTTGATTTTGAGGTAATTTCTTTGAGGGCTCCTGGAGTTCATCCAAGTGGTCAGGGAAGACAGTGGTATGGATTGTACCCACATGATTGGAATGGAGCTGAAGTTGAAGTAAATCAACTTTTATGTACATTAAAAAAATTTGATACTGATCAGATTTCACTAAGAGAAACAATTTTGTTGGGCTTCTCTCAGGGGGCGGCAATGGCAATTGATGCAGGATTCAAATTAAATTTTGGATTGATTGTTGCTTGTAGTGGTTATCCTCATCCAAACTGGGTTCCTGGAGAAAAATGCCCACCATTGATTATTAGTCATGGTTTATTTGATGATGTCGTGCCTATAGATGCTTCTCGGATTATTTATGAAAAGGTAAAAAGTAAGTCTTCTAAATTTTGCGAATTATTAGAATTCGATGGATTCCATCAAATTGATTCAAATTTAATTAATTTTATAAGTTCAAATATAAATAATATTTTTTAA
- the purH gene encoding bifunctional phosphoribosylaminoimidazolecarboxamide formyltransferase/IMP cyclohydrolase, translating to MSPLALVSVSDKKHIVPFCMELVEQFNYRILSSGGTAKHLIEANIPVIKVADFTNSPEILGGRVKTLHPKIHGGILAKRTDEEHKRDIEANDLELIDLVVVNLYPFKKTVEQGSKWEDSIENIDIGGPSMIRSAAKNHKDVSVLVDPSQYQNFLEESKKGELKDSYKAQLALEAFQHTADYDTAISNWISKERGLQSSKYIESYPLINTLRYGENPHQKALWYGLSNIGWNSAEQLQGKDLSYNNLLDLESALSTVLEFGYAEKDELTTDTFASVILKHNNPCGASISNSASQAFLNALECDSVSAFGGIVAFNSNVDSETAINLKDIFLECVVAPSFDAEALEILKIKKNLRILKLSKDQLPKKKQTSTKSIMGGLLVQDTNDSEDKTESWMSVTKNNPSNQMNLDLNFAWKICKHVKSNAIVIAKDQKTIGIGAGQMNRVGAAKIALQAAGKLCSDAVLASDGFFPFADTVELANEYGIKAIIQPGGSLRDQESIDMCNSKGISMVITQKRHFLH from the coding sequence ATGTCACCATTAGCTTTAGTAAGTGTCTCAGATAAAAAACATATAGTCCCATTTTGTATGGAATTGGTAGAACAATTTAATTATAGAATTCTATCAAGTGGAGGAACTGCCAAACATCTAATAGAGGCAAATATTCCAGTTATTAAAGTTGCAGATTTTACTAATTCTCCAGAAATCCTTGGAGGAAGAGTGAAAACTTTACATCCAAAAATACACGGAGGAATATTAGCTAAAAGAACTGATGAAGAACATAAAAGAGATATAGAAGCTAACGATCTTGAGTTAATTGACTTAGTAGTTGTCAATTTATATCCTTTTAAGAAAACTGTAGAACAGGGATCTAAATGGGAAGATTCTATTGAAAATATCGATATAGGAGGGCCATCAATGATTCGTTCTGCAGCTAAAAATCATAAAGACGTTTCTGTTTTAGTCGATCCTAGTCAATATCAGAATTTTCTTGAAGAAAGTAAAAAAGGTGAGTTAAAGGATTCATATAAAGCACAATTAGCCCTTGAAGCTTTTCAACATACAGCAGACTATGACACTGCAATATCTAATTGGATAAGTAAAGAAAGAGGTTTACAATCCTCTAAATATATTGAATCTTATCCACTAATCAACACCTTAAGATATGGGGAGAATCCTCATCAAAAAGCTTTGTGGTATGGTTTGAGTAATATTGGATGGAACTCAGCAGAACAATTACAAGGTAAAGATTTAAGTTATAACAATTTATTAGATCTTGAGTCAGCACTTTCAACAGTTTTAGAATTTGGCTATGCAGAAAAAGATGAACTTACTACAGATACGTTTGCATCTGTTATTCTAAAACACAATAATCCTTGTGGTGCCTCTATAAGTAATTCAGCCTCTCAAGCATTTTTGAATGCTTTGGAATGCGACTCAGTTAGTGCATTTGGAGGAATAGTTGCTTTTAATTCAAATGTTGATAGTGAAACCGCAATTAACCTCAAAGATATTTTCCTAGAGTGTGTCGTAGCTCCATCTTTTGATGCGGAAGCTTTAGAAATTTTAAAAATCAAAAAGAATTTAAGAATTTTAAAGTTATCAAAAGATCAACTCCCAAAAAAGAAGCAAACTTCTACTAAATCAATAATGGGAGGATTACTTGTTCAAGACACTAATGATAGTGAAGATAAAACTGAAAGTTGGATGTCAGTAACTAAGAATAATCCGAGTAATCAAATGAACTTAGATCTAAATTTTGCATGGAAAATTTGTAAACATGTGAAATCGAATGCGATTGTTATTGCAAAAGACCAAAAAACTATTGGTATAGGAGCTGGACAAATGAATAGAGTTGGAGCAGCAAAAATCGCATTACAAGCAGCTGGAAAGTTATGTTCTGATGCTGTCTTGGCCAGTGATGGGTTTTTTCCATTTGCAGATACTGTAGAACTTGCAAATGAGTATGGTATAAAAGCAATTATCCAACCTGGAGGGAGTCTAAGAGACCAAGAAAGTATTGATATGTGTAATTCTAAAGGAATCTCAATGGTAATTACGCAAAAAAGGCATTTTTTGCATTAG
- a CDS encoding photosystem II reaction center protein K, producing MLILFNTFAELPEAYKAFAPTVDVLPLIPLFFFLLVFVWQAAVGFK from the coding sequence GTGCTCATTCTATTTAATACATTCGCTGAATTGCCTGAGGCTTACAAGGCTTTTGCTCCAACTGTTGATGTTCTTCCATTAATACCTTTATTTTTCTTTTTATTGGTATTTGTTTGGCAAGCTGCAGTTGGATTTAAATAA
- a CDS encoding sensor histidine kinase: MNLSKKFEELVIKQLESFGCSMGVTHLVMYLASANQGTKASFEMIGQWPQIDRLLISIEDDPSLKVSSPNRRWYPLQENDILLGVLRVETDLKGGNWPVSLDSRLKALSISLAKCVSIELERQNKNEEINYLKNQVNVIIHQLRNPLAALRTYAKLLIKKLGSDDDSIEIVERMIIEQKQINQYMDSFAKLNTSIQLPLEIGEERLLLPPNLDNNKVITVQSLLRPILERGKANANLENRDWTEPSLWPRWTLSPLKAKYAVIAEIVANLLENAFKYAQQDAEIGLTITSKGMCIFDDGKKITKNENEKIFQKGFRGSAAKKKDGTGVGLFLARKLAKQIGGELRLLENYSIDNTEELKNLKKKNIFYLELPIKELNA, encoded by the coding sequence ATGAATCTCTCAAAAAAATTTGAAGAACTAGTCATAAAACAGCTAGAGAGTTTTGGTTGCTCAATGGGAGTTACTCATTTAGTTATGTATCTTGCTTCAGCTAACCAAGGAACTAAAGCATCTTTTGAAATGATTGGTCAATGGCCACAAATTGATAGGCTTCTAATATCAATAGAAGATGATCCTTCACTCAAAGTTTCTTCTCCTAATAGAAGATGGTACCCGCTTCAAGAAAACGATATTCTACTTGGTGTCCTTAGGGTAGAAACTGATTTGAAAGGGGGGAATTGGCCAGTATCTCTTGATTCTAGATTAAAAGCACTATCAATATCTTTAGCTAAATGCGTTTCTATCGAATTAGAACGTCAAAATAAAAATGAAGAAATCAATTATTTAAAAAATCAGGTCAATGTCATAATCCATCAATTGAGGAATCCATTGGCTGCTCTCAGGACATATGCAAAATTACTAATAAAAAAACTTGGTTCAGATGATGATTCTATTGAGATAGTCGAACGCATGATAATAGAGCAAAAACAAATTAATCAATATATGGACTCTTTTGCGAAATTAAATACATCTATTCAACTTCCTTTAGAAATTGGAGAAGAAAGATTATTATTACCACCAAATTTAGATAATAATAAGGTAATAACTGTTCAGAGTTTATTGAGGCCAATTTTAGAAAGGGGTAAAGCTAATGCGAACTTAGAGAATAGAGATTGGACTGAACCTTCTCTTTGGCCACGTTGGACTTTATCGCCATTAAAGGCAAAATATGCTGTAATTGCTGAAATTGTGGCTAATTTATTAGAAAATGCGTTTAAATATGCCCAACAAGATGCTGAGATTGGACTCACCATTACGAGTAAAGGTATGTGCATATTTGATGATGGAAAAAAAATAACCAAAAATGAAAATGAGAAGATTTTTCAAAAAGGCTTTAGAGGATCTGCCGCTAAGAAGAAGGATGGTACTGGTGTGGGACTTTTTTTAGCGAGAAAATTAGCAAAACAAATTGGAGGAGAGTTGAGATTGCTGGAAAATTACTCAATTGATAATACTGAGGAATTAAAAAATCTTAAGAAGAAAAATATTTTCTACTTAGAGCTTCCTATAAAAGAATTGAATGCATAA
- a CDS encoding adenosylcobinamide-GDP ribazoletransferase produces MAGSWIFYTTFPKIPFINPEFKNIAQFAPPLGFFIGTIQSYIFIFLTANSWSIYASTLICLASGYLITGGLHLDGLMDTFDGIFAGKKKRLKAMKDSKVGSFGVQSLVFITLIQIACILKIQNQIIIVLPICLFWGRFSNLFFIEKFKYMSFKKKSISHKKFWNGFKKESLISIIFLLIFIAYQLVSITTQAILIKFLFLILIGTFLSYSIPNMLGNKIGGFNGDACGASVVLVETAMLFMHSILL; encoded by the coding sequence TTGGCAGGATCTTGGATTTTCTATACAACCTTTCCAAAGATACCTTTTATTAATCCCGAATTTAAAAATATTGCACAATTTGCGCCGCCTTTGGGATTTTTTATTGGAACAATACAGAGTTATATTTTTATTTTTTTAACAGCAAACTCTTGGTCTATCTATGCATCTACATTAATTTGTTTGGCTTCAGGATATTTAATTACTGGCGGTCTACACCTGGATGGTTTAATGGATACTTTCGATGGTATTTTTGCGGGCAAAAAGAAACGTTTAAAAGCTATGAAAGACAGTAAAGTTGGGTCCTTTGGCGTTCAGTCGTTAGTTTTTATAACTTTAATTCAGATTGCTTGCATACTCAAAATTCAAAACCAAATAATTATTGTTTTACCAATATGCTTATTTTGGGGGAGATTTTCAAATTTATTTTTTATAGAAAAATTTAAATATATGAGTTTCAAGAAAAAATCTATTAGTCATAAAAAGTTTTGGAATGGATTTAAAAAAGAATCTTTGATTTCCATTATTTTTCTTTTAATTTTTATTGCATACCAATTAGTGTCAATTACAACCCAAGCAATATTAATTAAATTTTTATTTCTTATTTTGATTGGTACTTTCTTAAGTTATTCTATTCCAAACATGCTGGGTAATAAAATTGGAGGCTTCAATGGAGATGCCTGTGGTGCGAGTGTTGTACTTGTTGAAACTGCAATGTTATTTATGCATTCAATTCTTTTATAG